The genomic region CTGGCCGCGGCCGCGCCCGCGGCCACCTCCACCACCGGTGCGCCCGGCGATGCCGCTGGGGACCGCACCGTCCACCTGGGTGGTGACGGCATCGGGCTGTCGCCGGTGGCCTACGCCTCGCTGCTCAACCGACTCACGTCGGCGCGCGAGGTCGGCGAGGACACCTATCTTCTGGGCGGCGAGATCGAGGCGTTCGAGAAGGAGTGGGCGGCGCTCCTCGGCAAGGAGACGGCGGTGTTCATGCCGTCGGGGACGCTCGCCAACCACCTCGCGCTGCGCGCGCTGGCGGGCAGCCGCCGCCGGGTCATCGTCCCCGAGATGAGCCACATCTACAACGACACCGGCGACGCGTGCCAGACGCTGTCCGCGCTCACCCTGCTGCCGCTCGCGCCCGGCGCCGCGACCTTCACGGTGGCGGACGTGGAGGCCGTCCTCGCGCGCACCGCCGGCGGCCGCGTGGCGACCGGCGTGGGCGCCATCGCGATCGAGAGTCCGATCCGGCGCCTGTCTGGACAGCTCTTCGACTGGGCCGAGGCGCAGCGGATCGCGGCCTTCGCTCGGGAGCGCGGCATCGGCACGCACCTCGACGGCGCGCGCCTGTTCATCGCCTCGGCGTACACCGGGATCGCGCCGCGGGACTACGCCGCGCCGTTCGACACCGTCTACGTGTCGTTGTGGAAGTACTTCAACGCGGGCCAGGGGGCCATCCTGGCCGGGCCCAGGAGCGTCCTCGACGGCCTGTTCCACGTGCGCCGCATGTTCGGGGGCAACCTGGCCGTCGGGTGGCCCGCCGCCGTGGTGGCCCGCCACTACATGGCCGGCTTCCTCGATCGGCTGAAGGCGGCGGTCGCCGTGTCCGAGGGACTCTACGCGGGACTGGCGAACCATCCCAAGGTGGCCATCGCACGGATTCCGGACGGCACGAACCTCACGCGCCTCACACTGCGCGCGGACGGCGCCGCGGTGGTGCGGCGGCTGGCCGAGGCCGGCATCCGCATGCCGGCGCCCTCGCCCCAGGGGATCGTGACGCTGGGCGTCAACGAGACGTGGACCCGGCGGAGCGCGCCGGAGCTCGTCAAGGCCTTCGAGCAGGCGCTGGCCTGATCGCCGGCGCGGCCACCGGAAAGCGCCGGCCGGGCGCCGGCCCGGCGCTGCCGCGAGGGTGCACGCTCACCGGAGACGGGCCAGTTCGTCGTCGCTCGGAGGGGGTTGCGCGAGCGGGTTCACGCAGGGCGAGATCTGCGGATCGTAGAACGCCACGTAGCGAACGGGCGCGTCCGGTGTCGGCGGGCGATTGAAGAAGTCGGTGGACAGCAGGAACGCCGTGTGGAAGGTCGGCCGCGGCAGCGAGAACCGCCCGATCGGGCCAAACGCCTCCTGGTAGTCCTCGAGGTACTCCGCGTAGGCCTCCGGGTGGACCGGCAGCCAGGAAAAGTGCGCCTCGAGCCGGGCGAGCGGCGCGCGCCAGAAACCCTCGAGCCGATCCAGCTCGCCCGCGAACCGCCAGAGCCGGCGCCAGCCCACCCGCTGCTCCACCACCCACGCCCCCGCGCCGGCCATCACCGCCGAGGCTGCCGCCAGGAAGGTCCGCCGGGAGATCGTGGTCATGCGAGCAGCCGTTCCGCCGCCCGGAGGGACAGCGCAGACAGGGTGAGGGACGGATTGCCAGGAGGGCACGTCGGGAAGACGCTGGCGCCGAGGACGAGGAGGTTCCTGACCCGGTGGTGGCGCTGGTCCCGATCCACGACGCTCGTTCCGGGATCGTCGCCCATCGGCGTCGTGCACTGGACGTGGCCCTCGGTGGGATTCGGAGCCGCGGCGATCGTGACCTTCTCGATCGGCAGCGCCGCGAGGGCGCGCGGCAGCGCGTCGGGCAGCGACGCGATGCCGGCCAGCGTGTAGGCGGACCGCGACGCAAAGGTCACCCGCGGCCGGTCGGGATCGCCCGGGTCGAGCGTGACGCGGTTCGCCGGCTGCCGCAGATCCTCGAAGATCACCTTCACGCGCAGGCGCTGGCGCCACCGTCCGCGTTCGTTTCTCAAGAAGATGGGCGTGTTGTGCGATTCGATCAGGGCCGCGGCGCGCGTCTTCCTGTGCGGCCCGTCGTGCAGGGGATAGCCGATGGCCGTGACCAGCGTGCTGCCGCCGAAGCCGTCCACGCCGTCGAGCTCGACGGTGGCCTCGATGCCGGCCTGCTCGACGAGGCCGCGGCCCACCTCGGGGCCGTCGAGTCCGGATCTGATCAGCAGGTGCGGGTTGAAGATCGCGTTGGCGCCGATCGCGACGACGTCCCCCCGCGCGCGCTGCTCCCGGCCGTCCTCGGTCCAGCGGACGCCGCCGGCCACGCCGCCCGTGTGCTCCACCTCCCGCACGTGGGCGCCCAGGCGCAACTCGACGCCGCCGGCGGCGTACAGCGTGCGCAGTTCGTTCATCACCGTGAACTTCGAGTCCACCGGGCACTGCGGGCACGAGCCGGTGGCGCAACACGCCGGACGCTGCCTGGTCGGGCGCGTGGGCCGCGCACACGGCTGCTCGCACCAGAGCGAGGGGGCGGCGGCCTTCAGGCGCATGTCGGGATCGGACAGCCGGTGCGGAGGCTGCGGGTACGGGCGGCTCCGGGGCCACGGGCCGCCGCGTTGCGGTCCCGACACGGCCATGATCTCCTCGGCCTCGCCGTAGTACCGCTCGAGGTCGTCGTAGGCGAGAGGCCAGTCCGCGGCGACGCCGTACCGGCGTCGGAGCTCGAAGTCCTCAGGCGTGAGCCGTGGGGTGCACGCCGACCACAGGTTGGAGGTCCCGCCGAGGGCGAGGCGGAAGAGCCAGCGCTTCTCCGGCGTGCTGTTGACGAACGCCCCGGCGGCGGCGGCGTTGTGCCGGCCCGCGAAGCGGCCATGGTCGGCGTGCGTCACCTCGGCCCCGCGCTCGAGCACCAGCACGCGCGCGGCGGGCCGCAGCGCCAGGAACTTCCGGAGGAAGAACGAGGCGGCGAAGCTCGAGCCGACGAGGATGAGATCGTA from Vicinamibacterales bacterium harbors:
- a CDS encoding beta-eliminating lyase-related protein, yielding MSALTRRSFVETLGVTAGLGGLAAAAPAATSTTGAPGDAAGDRTVHLGGDGIGLSPVAYASLLNRLTSAREVGEDTYLLGGEIEAFEKEWAALLGKETAVFMPSGTLANHLALRALAGSRRRVIVPEMSHIYNDTGDACQTLSALTLLPLAPGAATFTVADVEAVLARTAGGRVATGVGAIAIESPIRRLSGQLFDWAEAQRIAAFARERGIGTHLDGARLFIASAYTGIAPRDYAAPFDTVYVSLWKYFNAGQGAILAGPRSVLDGLFHVRRMFGGNLAVGWPAAVVARHYMAGFLDRLKAAVAVSEGLYAGLANHPKVAIARIPDGTNLTRLTLRADGAAVVRRLAEAGIRMPAPSPQGIVTLGVNETWTRRSAPELVKAFEQALA
- a CDS encoding GMC family oxidoreductase, giving the protein MRAQGPTYDLILVGSSFAASFFLRKFLALRPAARVLVLERGAEVTHADHGRFAGRHNAAAAGAFVNSTPEKRWLFRLALGGTSNLWSACTPRLTPEDFELRRRYGVAADWPLAYDDLERYYGEAEEIMAVSGPQRGGPWPRSRPYPQPPHRLSDPDMRLKAAAPSLWCEQPCARPTRPTRQRPACCATGSCPQCPVDSKFTVMNELRTLYAAGGVELRLGAHVREVEHTGGVAGGVRWTEDGREQRARGDVVAIGANAIFNPHLLIRSGLDGPEVGRGLVEQAGIEATVELDGVDGFGGSTLVTAIGYPLHDGPHRKTRAAALIESHNTPIFLRNERGRWRQRLRVKVIFEDLRQPANRVTLDPGDPDRPRVTFASRSAYTLAGIASLPDALPRALAALPIEKVTIAAAPNPTEGHVQCTTPMGDDPGTSVVDRDQRHHRVRNLLVLGASVFPTCPPGNPSLTLSALSLRAAERLLA